CTCGTATTCTATCATATTGGTAGTGGTAAAAGGCTTAAATTCAGAGCCTCTAGTCTATTAACGTTGGAATCGGCTCCTGAAATAGTGCGATTTATGTTGGAAATGAGCGAGCCGGAGAGTATAGACCAGCTAAGATTTGATTGGGGCCAATACTTCGATGCTCCATTCCTACCTAGAGTACGATACCGAGACATCGTCATTTGGCCTAAAACATGGCATATTGATAAAGATATTCTAATTTCAGGTAAAATAGATAGAAGACGTTTTACATTAATTAGAGAGAAGCGCAAAATTGATAAATATGTATGGTTTGGTATGGAAGATCAAAGACTTATATTAGACTTAGATAGCGATATTGCCTTTAATATACTTGATCAGAACAGAAGCAGTCTTCCCTTTCGATTCACAGAGGTTATATTTGATATTGATGGACGACCGCAGAATCTAGAACTGCTGGCCTTCTATAACAAGTATGACCCGAACTATAAAATCAGTGAAAAATCTAATCTAACGCACAGTGTCTTAGTTGATGCATCTGTAAATTCTAATGTTCATCAGATTGGCGGTAATTGGATATATGTCAAACTTTACGCTAACTCTATATTTTACGACTTTATAATTGCCAAAATACATTTAAAATATAAGGATTATTCTTGGTTCTTCATAAGATTTTATGATGACAGGCCCCACTTAAGACTGAGGATAAAATCTCAGAACTATTACTCTGATTTGGCCAGCTTGATGAATGATATGAATGAATTAAGGCAGGATGGCATTATAGACTTTATTAAAATAGATGAATACCATCCTGAAATTGAAAGATATGGGGGACGTGAAAAAATAGACGAGGCCGAAGCAATATTCCATCGGAGCAGCATAATGTACGCTGATGATTTAATTGGGGCTTCTAAAGAGACTAGATTTTTGAAAATAGCAATTACATTACTAAAATTAATTCGCATAATAGTAAGAAAAGACCAAGTGTTAAAAGTCACCGAGGAGATATACGATATGACGAGGCGAAACTATGAGAGTGTGGCCATTAAGCCATTAGATAGGTATGTTTTCGAAAAGATAGTCGAAGAAATAAGTCATATGCTGGAAGAAGACTTTGACAGGGATACATATGAACATTGGTCACCTTATAGCATAGCTAGTTTTATGCATATGCATCTGAATAGATGTGGAGTAGGAAGTGATCAAGAAATCGTATACTATAAATTGATTTATAAAGCTTTTAGGACGGCAGTAAGGGAACATAAATGAACAAAATATTGGGATCAAATCTAGATATTTGGTTAGATAGGGTCGCTCTCCTGGCAGAGGAGGACAATATTGAAGAATTAGGTATTGATAAATTTAACATAGGAATAACAGATGGGCGATTATGTTTGGCCTTGCTATTTATAGTATTATATCGAAGAACTTCAACCGGCAAATACAAATTTATCGCGCAGAAACAGATAAACCGTAGTCTGGAAATTCTAGAAGATCATCCCAAACTTATTAATAATCTCGGGCTTTATAACGGATTCTCTGGATTAATCTATATTTTATCAGATCTTTATAAAAACGAGGGTCTATACAAAAACGCTCTGCTTTTTCTTGCCTCTGAGCATGAGAAAGTAGTTTACGGTCAATACTTAAATTATAGTGACCGCCAGTCTCTGCCTCTTGATAGTTATGACTTAATCTCAGGACTCGTTGGAATTGGATTATCCAGGCTAAAGTATTCAGCATCCACTACGAATAAAGATTCATTGTTGCATCATATTATAACTATTCTTTGTAAGCATTCTAATAAAGAAAAACCATTCATTACAATGCGTCGAGATTACAACGAATGGGATTTAGTAACATATAATGCCTTCGATGGAATTATAAATTTAGGTATGGCGCATGGGATTATGGGCGTGATATCATTAATATCAAAATATCAACAAGTTTATAATGATAAAAATACAATACAAAGTCAAAATAAATTATGTGATTTAGCAATGAAAGGCGTATTAGAGGTAAACCATGAGATTGAATATGCGAATTGTCTCGTTGAAAAAGAGGGTCATCTCAAACGAGACAGGCAATACCGAGGAGTTTCATGGTGCTATGGAAATGTGGGGGCTGCAATTGGTTTTAGAAGAGCAACACAGACTGGGTATTCGAATCCACGCGTGAATGAGATCTTGTATTCACTGATGGATAGAAAATCAAGTCACTTATCTAAATACACTGCGGGTACTACTATGTGTCATGGTGTATCAGGTATCGCGAGAACTGCAAAATCTATGGATAATGATGAGATATATAATGAAATGATTGAATTCATAAGTGAAGTGTTTAATCATAGCGATTCAATGGGGGGATTTTTTGACGTACGCAATAGTAACGGGATTAGAAGTGTACACAAATCTATTTCGTCCTTGGACGGATCAATCGGCCCAGCAATTTCTCTTATATTGGATGGCACGTCGATTGCTAGTCCTTTAGACGAAATAATGCTCATTACTTGAAGCATAGATATCTGTGGCTAAGTAGATGACAGTTTGGCGGCGAAGCCCTCTATAGGGGTCAAAAGTCTGGGGTAGAGATGAAAAGTCGGCTCCTGTACGGTGTTTTCTTGTGTCGTAGGCCGGGCCGCTGTTCCTGATCAGAATGGAGAGGTCAGGCCAGCCCGGATCGACAAGCCTGTGTGTTTTCTCGGCCCACCAAGGCCGCATCGCAGTTATGGCCGATCCGGGTGCTTTCTCCGCGACTGCACCCTATCCGAGGCCACCAAGCCTGCACCACAAGAACGAGTCTCGAGAAAGCGTGTCGCTGACGACCCTCTCACCTTCTCTGGAGGTTTGTATGGTTGTGCTCGGACTCGATGTCGGCAAGGACAGTCTCGCAGCATGTTTTCTCCTCCCCGCACCGTCAGGTGCCATCACCCTGCCCGCTGTTCCCAATACCCAAGCGGGGTTCAAAGCGCTGCTGCGCTTTGCTCATCAGCATGACGTCGTGCCGGCAGACCTCCACGTGGTCATGGAAGCCACCAGCGTGTACTGGGAGGAATGCGCAACGGCCC
This Deinococcus sp. AB2017081 DNA region includes the following protein-coding sequences:
- a CDS encoding lanthionine synthetase LanC family protein; translation: MNKILGSNLDIWLDRVALLAEEDNIEELGIDKFNIGITDGRLCLALLFIVLYRRTSTGKYKFIAQKQINRSLEILEDHPKLINNLGLYNGFSGLIYILSDLYKNEGLYKNALLFLASEHEKVVYGQYLNYSDRQSLPLDSYDLISGLVGIGLSRLKYSASTTNKDSLLHHIITILCKHSNKEKPFITMRRDYNEWDLVTYNAFDGIINLGMAHGIMGVISLISKYQQVYNDKNTIQSQNKLCDLAMKGVLEVNHEIEYANCLVEKEGHLKRDRQYRGVSWCYGNVGAAIGFRRATQTGYSNPRVNEILYSLMDRKSSHLSKYTAGTTMCHGVSGIARTAKSMDNDEIYNEMIEFISEVFNHSDSMGGFFDVRNSNGIRSVHKSISSLDGSIGPAISLILDGTSIASPLDEIMLIT